DNA sequence from the Pseudobacteroides sp. genome:
CCACTATAGTCATAGCATGGGGCCCATATCTGCCGTCTGCCCAAAAGCATATTCTGGAACCTTCAAATTCATCATCCAGAGGGCTTGAAGGATCATCCTTAACCCAAGAGCACTTCCAACTATCCAGCCCTGTTGTAAAATTGAGTACATATCCATTTGTAAGCAGCAATTTTAGATTATAAAGCCCGAAATCGGTATCAATATCCTTTATTACACCAATCTTGTCCGCCTTATAACTTAATGCTTTAATCCATGTGTCTTTATCCACCGACCACTTGATATAGTCTGAGTTATATGGTACATCCTCCCATGTGGCAGCACCAATTTCTTTCAAAGCCTTATAAACACCATAAATAGATGCTCCCTCATCCTTGCCGTCATTAACCATATTGTATGTCCATTTAGGGGAAAACTTATTAGAATTGTCAGAGCTGTCTTTTACATTCCAACCCTTTGCCAGGGCTGTCATATGTGTCATTGAGTAGTATGTGCTGGAAAAACTAGCACATGATCCGAGAGGTTTCTGATCTCTTATGGGTGGAAAATAATCAAGCTTGCTGTTATCAACAGATAAAGGCAAATCATCTACGTGTATTGGTAAATCTAATATACTGATTTTATTTGGCGATGAACCCTCATACTTTTCCAATAGTATATTGTGTCCATTAGGCTCTACTTCCTGGCCGATATTCACAGCTAATGCCTTATCCAATAAACCCTTTTTTGTATCCTTTCTTCTCTCGTTAATCCTATCAACGGCTAACTCATTAAGGTTTATCTGCCTTGTAACAATTACATTTCTTTTGGCCCAGTTTTTTTCGATATCGCTAGTTTCCCTTAAGCCATTCTTAATATAACCTTCTTCACCAATCTGCGAAAATACTATGATATAGGAATTCAAATATGCAGCCGCGGTTACCATAAAAATCATAACCCCAACCTGAATATAGCAAAGTTTATTAGACATGAAAAGTACCCCCCTAAA
Encoded proteins:
- a CDS encoding C1 family peptidase, yielding MSNKLCYIQVGVMIFMVTAAAYLNSYIIVFSQIGEEGYIKNGLRETSDIEKNWAKRNVIVTRQINLNELAVDRINERRKDTKKGLLDKALAVNIGQEVEPNGHNILLEKYEGSSPNKISILDLPIHVDDLPLSVDNSKLDYFPPIRDQKPLGSCASFSSTYYSMTHMTALAKGWNVKDSSDNSNKFSPKWTYNMVNDGKDEGASIYGVYKALKEIGAATWEDVPYNSDYIKWSVDKDTWIKALSYKADKIGVIKDIDTDFGLYNLKLLLTNGYVLNFTTGLDSWKCSWVKDDPSSPLDDEFEGSRICFWADGRYGPHAMTIVGYNDNLWVDINNNGIVEAGEKGALRVANSWGTGWEDEGFSWIAYDALRKVSSLSDGPKENRNQAILGAQATWITAKNHYKPKLLAEITISHSKRNQMTFSLGYSDTGKSKPDKTLNSLMLSGNGGEMSFNGTKEEVRGTFVLDFTDLIDAKGLNINEKGRWYLKAGDSIKDANALSVLEFKLINPNAGEVISLDINNKVRIDGEDRLFWIDYGTFKENLSKRTITETSRADKILQVPAAVIVQTNNMVSLSMQVFAIMEEVCNSRGRILENAVLCNVPMTKVYGPARAPTS